Proteins found in one archaeon genomic segment:
- a CDS encoding CopG family ribbon-helix-helix protein — MPIISLSFPEKLLAEMDGLQKSSAFTGRSELVRAAIRMMMDDAREKSTLSGEINGLVVVTHDQEQEEPVTKLKHRFEDIIRTHIHSKTSSSVCVELFLVHGSAKKVVDMTKSFQAEDKMKSAKFIPI; from the coding sequence GTGCCGATAATAAGCCTCTCGTTCCCCGAAAAGCTCCTCGCAGAGATGGACGGCCTCCAGAAGAGCTCGGCATTCACAGGCAGGTCTGAGCTCGTCCGCGCCGCCATCAGGATGATGATGGACGACGCACGCGAGAAGTCGACCCTGTCAGGGGAGATTAATGGATTGGTCGTCGTGACCCACGACCAAGAACAGGAGGAGCCTGTGACCAAGCTAAAGCACAGGTTCGAGGACATAATCCGGACCCACATCCACAGCAAGACGAGCTCCTCGGTCTGCGTCGAGCTCTTCCTGGTCCACGGAAGCGCCAAGAAGGTCGTGGACATGACAAAGTCCTTCCAGGCCGAGGACAAGATGAAGAGCGCCAAGTTCATCCCGATATAG
- a CDS encoding magnesium transporter CorA family protein translates to MMQVVEQAGVNWTDVESPTRQDIELLSRDHPFHPLNLDDCLSRRQLPKIEVHEDHVFVLFHIPNYDEKRRLVVKAQVSMFIGRDYVVTIHGTDVKRLTSLFLNYMESQKLRMDGMDSTPRVVHNILDVLVDDLYPILSKVRGDMDEIEDKVFDERKSVAMELSRLRRAIADLRRMISPLRALPVELWAKTKSFTNEDLSKYFGDVAEHAEKAWEVLNEAQETIEIFKDTDYVLSTELTNKVLTVLTVIFTITIPVTVVGAIYGMNIPLPGGIQNEPPTFLGPYTSFILLMALCLVSALGMVTYFRRKGWL, encoded by the coding sequence ATGATGCAAGTAGTCGAGCAGGCGGGGGTCAACTGGACTGACGTTGAGAGCCCGACCAGGCAAGACATAGAACTGCTCTCGAGAGACCACCCCTTCCATCCGCTCAACCTCGACGATTGCCTCTCCCGCAGGCAGCTCCCAAAGATAGAGGTGCACGAGGACCACGTCTTCGTACTCTTCCACATCCCGAACTACGACGAGAAGCGCCGGCTGGTCGTCAAGGCACAGGTATCTATGTTCATAGGGAGAGACTACGTCGTCACGATACACGGGACCGATGTGAAGCGGCTCACCAGCCTCTTCCTCAACTACATGGAGAGCCAGAAGCTACGGATGGACGGCATGGACTCGACACCCAGGGTGGTCCACAATATCCTGGACGTCCTGGTGGACGACCTGTACCCCATCCTCAGCAAGGTCAGGGGCGACATGGACGAGATCGAGGACAAGGTCTTCGACGAGAGGAAGTCGGTGGCCATGGAGCTGAGCAGGCTGAGGAGGGCCATAGCGGACCTCAGGAGGATGATATCTCCCCTCAGAGCGCTGCCCGTCGAGCTCTGGGCGAAGACGAAGTCTTTCACGAACGAGGACCTCTCGAAGTACTTTGGGGACGTCGCTGAGCACGCAGAGAAGGCATGGGAGGTCCTCAACGAAGCCCAGGAGACGATCGAGATCTTCAAGGACACCGACTACGTTCTCAGCACGGAGCTGACAAACAAGGTCCTGACGGTCCTGACAGTGATCTTCACCATCACTATTCCGGTCACTGTGGTCGGAGCGATATACGGAATGAACATCCCCCTGCCCGGAGGGATCCAGAACGAGCCCCCGACCTTCCTCGGGCCCTACACGAGCTTCATCCTGTTGATGGCCCTCTGCCTAGTCTCGGCTCTCGGGATGGTCACGTACTTTAGGCGCAAGGGCTGGCTGTAA
- a CDS encoding DUF87 domain-containing protein has protein sequence MSSEEKESGGLLLGSTDVGPLRVPAELVATGRTCVIGSSGSGKSYAVGVLCEELCRDGVPFCIIDTEGEYSGIKEKFEAIWVGEEPGCDLAWEGLDLADLAKQAPDISPLILDVSDLPDPKEKVAEFLTALYATLTERRTPYLVVVEEADKFVPQAGERIPIFGEVARRGRKRGMGMMICTQRPSLVDKNVLSQCANQLIGKLIIQNDLQSVAQFFPGRGLPKELTSLSSGRFFAMGGFSEVPKLVAVRSRITRHGGVTPALVKRVIHKYVSGGAKGVPAAGTAPAGEERANGNASMGIEPSIWADDISGFVRRERSFGIFGPKETVTKVEAQFRTLVQVGVRVRKGVLRRRFETAYVMLDGLTGKRVQVNKGLEAKKGFERLIGLSALQVEVLREVAPDSDTSALDIASGVGIPGTTVSRLLNLLNQKRLVRTVELGRKKLYRRLVDLPEEPSDIAGLEVGQVKVGDAAVQPASFDEEALREVVKGLWQGSDLASFETLLYPVFKVDLALRRKRRHVLVDGKTGKELSL, from the coding sequence GTGAGCTCCGAAGAGAAGGAATCAGGGGGTCTCCTTCTGGGGAGCACAGACGTCGGGCCTCTGCGAGTCCCTGCAGAGCTGGTCGCGACAGGGAGGACCTGCGTAATCGGAAGCTCAGGGAGCGGGAAGAGCTACGCGGTCGGCGTACTCTGCGAGGAGCTCTGCAGAGACGGCGTCCCCTTCTGCATCATAGACACCGAGGGCGAGTACTCTGGGATCAAGGAGAAGTTCGAGGCGATATGGGTGGGAGAGGAGCCTGGATGCGACTTGGCGTGGGAGGGTCTCGACCTCGCCGATCTCGCCAAGCAGGCCCCAGACATCTCCCCGCTAATTCTGGACGTGTCTGACCTGCCGGACCCCAAGGAGAAGGTGGCCGAGTTCCTGACGGCGCTCTATGCGACGCTGACTGAGAGGCGGACGCCCTATCTCGTCGTCGTGGAGGAGGCGGACAAGTTCGTTCCGCAGGCGGGCGAGAGGATCCCGATCTTCGGCGAAGTCGCGAGGAGGGGGAGGAAGAGGGGGATGGGGATGATGATCTGCACGCAGAGGCCTTCTCTTGTCGACAAGAACGTGTTGAGCCAGTGCGCGAATCAGCTCATCGGAAAGCTGATCATTCAGAACGACCTTCAGTCGGTTGCACAGTTCTTCCCCGGGAGGGGCTTGCCGAAGGAGCTGACATCTCTCAGCTCAGGGAGGTTCTTCGCCATGGGCGGGTTCTCGGAAGTTCCGAAGCTGGTCGCTGTGAGGAGCAGGATCACGAGGCACGGAGGGGTCACCCCGGCGCTCGTGAAGAGGGTCATCCACAAGTATGTGAGCGGAGGGGCAAAGGGGGTCCCGGCGGCCGGGACTGCGCCGGCTGGGGAGGAACGCGCGAATGGCAATGCAAGTATGGGTATCGAGCCATCGATATGGGCCGACGACATCTCCGGGTTCGTAAGGAGGGAGAGGTCCTTCGGAATATTCGGTCCCAAGGAGACGGTGACAAAGGTGGAAGCGCAGTTCAGGACGCTGGTCCAAGTTGGGGTCAGGGTACGGAAGGGTGTCCTGAGGAGGAGATTCGAGACCGCCTACGTCATGCTCGATGGGCTGACCGGGAAGAGGGTCCAGGTCAACAAAGGCCTCGAGGCGAAGAAGGGGTTTGAGCGCCTGATCGGGCTCTCGGCACTCCAGGTCGAGGTGCTCAGGGAGGTCGCCCCCGACTCGGACACCAGCGCCCTCGACATAGCGAGCGGTGTGGGGATTCCGGGGACGACGGTCTCGCGGTTGCTCAACCTGCTCAACCAGAAGCGGCTCGTAAGGACGGTCGAACTGGGAAGGAAGAAGCTCTACAGGAGGCTCGTCGACCTGCCTGAGGAGCCGTCAGACATCGCGGGATTGGAGGTTGGGCAGGTGAAGGTAGGAGATGCAGCCGTCCAGCCTGCGAGCTTCGATGAAGAAGCTCTCAGGGAAGTGGTCAAGGGGCTCTGGCAGGGGTCGGACCTCGCAAGTTTCGAGACCTTGCTCTACCCGGTCTTCAAAGTGGACCTGGCCCTCAGGAGGAAGAGGAGACACGTGCTGGTCGACGGGAAGACCGGGAAAGAGCTCTCGCTCTAG
- a CDS encoding PaaI family thioesterase: MESLQKRYSPNSVCYGCGPKNPHGLHLDSTPQGDTLVADWTPQPYHSAFADFASGGIVSVLLDCHGNWTAAHTLMKSRNLDAPPGTVTAELTVKFLRPTPLVPWHLGAWPTKIDGDKVWVEGSLEANAKQTATMTGLFVAVKEGHPAFHRWK, from the coding sequence TTGGAGAGCCTTCAGAAGCGATACTCACCCAACAGCGTCTGCTACGGATGCGGCCCGAAGAACCCCCATGGCCTCCACTTAGACAGCACCCCACAAGGAGACACCCTCGTGGCGGACTGGACTCCTCAGCCTTACCACTCGGCCTTCGCCGACTTTGCGAGCGGTGGGATCGTCTCCGTCCTGCTCGACTGCCACGGCAACTGGACCGCAGCCCACACCCTCATGAAGTCTAGGAACCTCGACGCTCCTCCGGGGACAGTCACGGCGGAGCTGACTGTGAAGTTCCTCAGGCCGACCCCGCTCGTCCCATGGCATCTTGGAGCCTGGCCCACGAAGATCGACGGCGACAAGGTGTGGGTAGAGGGCTCTCTCGAGGCGAACGCGAAGCAGACAGCGACGATGACGGGCCTCTTCGTGGCAGTCAAGGAGGGGCACCCGGCCTTCCACAGGTGGAAATAA
- the gatA gene encoding Asp-tRNA(Asn)/Glu-tRNA(Gln) amidotransferase subunit GatA — protein MKSIRESATEFAKGTSSPTALLEDMLYRIERLNPQLNCYITVLGESAMEAALESEKRLAEGSPLGPLDGIPVAVKDLIYIRGVRCTAGSKILSESLAPYDAPAVTRLKSAGAVLIGTTNLHEFAAGVTSENPHFGPVRNPWDTKRIPGGSSGGSAAAVASGLALAALGTDTAGSVRVPAALCGTLGLKPTYGRVSRLGVVPLAPSFDTVGTITSCAWDAAALLGTLAGHQEGDLTTATDPVQNYLGAMGARVPTRVGVPRNFFFDTLSDGVRTAFEAFVGRLPDLGFPVTQTDLRGADRAYPAWLPVRLAEATSFHLRWLEATPELYGEDVRRSLELGKSVLAVDYVGALNSRPGLIEGFLASMKDVDLLVVPTTCVAAPSIGQTKVQAGGTELDVRTALIRLTTPFNLAGFPAVSVPCGMAEGLPVGAQIVGKPFEEARVLSLANALEEKFGPYPSPSSA, from the coding sequence TTGAAGTCCATCAGAGAATCAGCGACCGAGTTCGCGAAGGGCACCTCGTCGCCGACCGCCCTCCTCGAAGACATGCTCTACCGGATCGAACGCCTAAACCCGCAGCTGAACTGCTACATCACCGTCCTGGGCGAATCGGCAATGGAGGCAGCGCTCGAGTCTGAGAAGCGGCTCGCCGAGGGGTCGCCTCTCGGGCCTCTGGACGGAATCCCCGTTGCGGTCAAGGACCTGATCTACATCAGAGGAGTGAGGTGTACAGCAGGCTCCAAGATCCTGTCCGAGAGCCTCGCGCCGTACGACGCGCCCGCGGTCACGCGCCTGAAGTCTGCAGGCGCAGTCCTCATCGGGACTACCAACCTCCACGAGTTCGCGGCCGGCGTGACCAGCGAGAACCCACACTTCGGCCCCGTGCGCAACCCCTGGGACACGAAGAGAATCCCCGGAGGCTCGAGCGGAGGCTCGGCGGCCGCCGTAGCCTCTGGCTTGGCCCTCGCTGCTCTCGGGACCGACACCGCAGGCTCGGTAAGGGTCCCTGCCGCGCTGTGCGGGACCCTCGGCCTGAAGCCCACCTATGGCAGGGTCAGCCGCCTCGGGGTCGTCCCCCTCGCTCCCTCCTTTGACACCGTCGGCACGATCACCTCATGCGCTTGGGACGCAGCTGCCCTCCTTGGGACGCTCGCGGGGCATCAGGAGGGCGATCTGACCACGGCCACTGACCCCGTGCAAAACTATCTTGGCGCCATGGGCGCCCGGGTGCCGACAAGGGTGGGGGTGCCTCGAAACTTCTTCTTTGACACACTTTCAGACGGGGTCCGGACTGCCTTCGAGGCCTTCGTAGGTCGTCTCCCCGACCTGGGTTTTCCTGTCACCCAGACGGACCTTCGGGGCGCAGACAGGGCCTACCCGGCGTGGCTTCCTGTGAGACTCGCAGAGGCAACCTCCTTCCATCTGAGGTGGCTGGAAGCGACTCCCGAGCTCTACGGGGAGGATGTCAGGAGGTCGCTTGAGCTTGGAAAGAGCGTCCTCGCGGTGGACTATGTGGGGGCACTCAACTCTCGCCCCGGACTCATCGAAGGGTTCCTAGCCTCAATGAAAGACGTCGACCTGCTCGTCGTGCCTACGACCTGCGTAGCCGCGCCTTCTATAGGGCAGACGAAGGTCCAGGCCGGAGGCACGGAGCTGGACGTCCGAACTGCGCTCATCCGCCTGACGACTCCATTCAACCTCGCAGGCTTCCCTGCCGTCTCGGTTCCCTGCGGGATGGCGGAGGGCCTTCCCGTGGGCGCCCAGATCGTCGGCAAGCCCTTCGAGGAGGCAAGGGTGCTCTCACTCGCCAACGCCCTCGAAGAAAAGTTCGGCCCGTATCCCTCGCCTTCCTCGGCTTGA
- a CDS encoding dihydroorotase family protein: MEHDLVLEGRVVGPVEVQELEVGVTDGMIAEVRRQGVKGSRRVKAGRCLIFPGFVDAHVHMREPGWEEKEDFRTGSRAALHGGVTTVADMPNNRIPTTTREALLEKRRLSAKSLVDVKLYAGVVGKQPIPEVAGIASGYKAYLARSTGGLIFPAGRLGELYSAAARSGLPVSLHCEDQATIDLMESKLSGVERADLYSDLRPVEAEVESVRTAISGLGEGTSARVNVCHASSEGAVDAVLQARARGLRVSCEAALHHLFFNREAMKRNGLLKTNPPLREEVDREAIVDGLKTGKVSFLVTDHAPHGREEKEELGLAGVPGLDDYGHLVSWLLRDQGVDPVTLCRAAAASPAEFLGLSDRGRVEVGMRGDFAILDPASPEKVKSEDLQTKCGWSPYEGYEFPGRVKWTIRGGEPLLSGYELVS, translated from the coding sequence ATGGAGCACGACCTCGTCCTCGAGGGGAGGGTCGTGGGCCCCGTTGAGGTGCAGGAACTTGAGGTCGGGGTCACGGACGGGATGATAGCAGAAGTCAGGAGGCAGGGGGTCAAGGGGTCGAGGAGGGTCAAGGCCGGGAGGTGTCTGATCTTCCCTGGCTTCGTGGACGCGCACGTCCACATGAGGGAGCCGGGCTGGGAGGAGAAGGAGGACTTTCGAACCGGCTCTCGAGCTGCGCTGCACGGGGGGGTGACCACCGTGGCCGACATGCCGAACAATCGGATCCCGACTACTACCCGCGAGGCGCTGCTCGAAAAGAGGCGGCTGTCCGCGAAGTCGCTCGTGGACGTGAAACTCTACGCCGGAGTTGTGGGGAAACAGCCCATCCCGGAGGTGGCGGGGATTGCATCCGGATACAAGGCCTACCTGGCGCGGTCGACCGGAGGCCTGATCTTCCCGGCAGGGAGGTTGGGTGAGCTCTACTCGGCAGCGGCGCGCTCTGGCTTGCCGGTGAGCCTTCACTGCGAAGATCAGGCGACGATCGACCTCATGGAGTCTAAGCTCTCAGGGGTGGAGAGGGCCGACCTCTACAGCGACTTGAGGCCTGTGGAAGCGGAGGTGGAGTCGGTGAGGACTGCGATTTCGGGCCTGGGGGAAGGGACGAGCGCGAGGGTAAACGTCTGCCACGCGTCCTCGGAGGGGGCTGTGGATGCGGTGCTCCAGGCTAGAGCGCGCGGGCTCAGGGTGAGCTGCGAGGCGGCTCTGCATCACCTGTTCTTCAACAGAGAGGCCATGAAGAGGAACGGGCTGTTGAAGACGAACCCGCCTCTTAGGGAAGAGGTGGACAGGGAGGCGATTGTGGATGGGCTAAAGACAGGGAAGGTCTCCTTCCTTGTGACCGACCATGCGCCCCATGGAAGGGAGGAGAAGGAGGAACTCGGCCTGGCAGGGGTCCCGGGACTCGACGACTACGGGCACCTGGTCAGCTGGCTGCTCAGGGACCAGGGGGTCGACCCAGTGACCCTCTGCAGGGCGGCTGCGGCATCCCCGGCGGAGTTCCTCGGCCTCAGTGACAGGGGGAGGGTGGAGGTCGGAATGCGGGGAGACTTTGCGATACTGGACCCTGCTTCCCCCGAGAAGGTGAAGTCCGAGGATCTGCAGACCAAGTGCGGCTGGTCGCCCTATGAGGGGTACGAGTTCCCAGGCAGGGTCAAGTGGACGATCAGGGGAGGAGAACCGCTCCTGAGCGGCTACGAGTTGGTCAGTTAG
- a CDS encoding aspartate carbamoyltransferase regulatory subunit, which translates to MAGKEGESMLVRKIEEGTVVDHIPDWKADTVSQVLRLDKLARMQADVSVAILQNVESKTLGRKDVIKIDRWHVDERDADILTLVFPTITVNYISEWKVSKYEARVPDAIEGRVRCPEVLCITNAEREPVVPRFTTLKKDRLLQCQYCDAVLGFDRVPEYVRT; encoded by the coding sequence TTGGCTGGAAAGGAGGGCGAGAGCATGCTGGTCAGGAAGATCGAGGAGGGGACAGTGGTGGACCACATCCCGGACTGGAAGGCCGACACGGTCTCGCAGGTCCTGAGACTTGACAAGCTGGCGAGGATGCAGGCCGATGTCTCTGTCGCGATTCTCCAGAACGTCGAGAGCAAGACGCTCGGAAGGAAGGACGTGATCAAGATCGACCGCTGGCACGTGGACGAGAGGGACGCGGACATACTGACCCTGGTCTTCCCGACCATTACGGTCAACTACATCTCGGAGTGGAAGGTCTCGAAGTACGAGGCTCGCGTCCCGGACGCGATTGAGGGGAGGGTGAGGTGCCCGGAGGTCCTCTGCATCACCAACGCAGAGAGGGAGCCGGTCGTGCCGAGGTTCACGACCCTGAAAAAGGACAGGCTGCTCCAGTGCCAGTACTGCGACGCCGTGCTCGGGTTCGACAGGGTCCCGGAGTACGTGAGGACCTAG
- the pyrB gene encoding aspartate carbamoyltransferase translates to MKPSADFLGRDVVSVRDFKREHLDLILQSVDSLEKHPGSLDGVLGGKLAVLLFFEPSTRTYSTFQIAAEKLGMKVSGFAGTSGTSVSKGETLNDTVKMFEGYGADCFVIRHPRMGAARFAAEVSGVPVINAGDGSREHPTQAMVDLYAIKKAFGKIDGLKVGMLGDLRYGRTSSSLAYALSNYDVDLTFIAPDALQMRPEVGQFLKQRGMTPKKESALKAVAGKLDVLYVTRIQKERIPDPTEFERVKGMYEVNLEALREAKPSLKVLHPLPRVDELATELDATNYAQYFVQAAGGLPLRMVLMSLILGGGK, encoded by the coding sequence ATGAAGCCCAGCGCTGACTTCCTGGGAAGGGACGTCGTCAGCGTCCGCGACTTCAAGAGAGAGCACCTGGACCTCATCCTGCAATCGGTAGATTCGCTGGAGAAGCACCCGGGAAGCCTCGACGGGGTGCTGGGAGGAAAGCTCGCCGTGCTCCTGTTCTTCGAGCCGTCCACAAGGACCTACTCGACCTTCCAGATAGCTGCAGAAAAGCTCGGGATGAAGGTCTCCGGCTTCGCGGGCACGTCTGGGACCTCGGTCTCAAAGGGAGAGACGCTCAACGACACGGTGAAGATGTTCGAAGGTTATGGCGCCGACTGCTTCGTGATAAGGCACCCCAGGATGGGAGCCGCGAGGTTCGCTGCGGAGGTCAGCGGAGTACCCGTGATCAACGCCGGCGACGGCAGCAGGGAACACCCGACCCAGGCAATGGTGGACCTATACGCGATCAAGAAGGCGTTCGGCAAGATCGACGGCCTGAAGGTGGGGATGTTGGGCGACCTGAGGTATGGGAGGACCTCGTCCTCTCTCGCATACGCGCTCTCAAACTACGACGTCGACCTGACCTTCATCGCCCCTGACGCCCTGCAGATGAGGCCGGAGGTCGGACAATTCTTGAAGCAGCGAGGGATGACTCCGAAGAAAGAGAGCGCCCTGAAGGCGGTTGCGGGGAAGCTGGACGTTCTCTATGTCACAAGGATCCAGAAGGAGAGGATCCCCGACCCCACCGAGTTCGAGAGGGTCAAGGGGATGTACGAGGTCAACCTTGAGGCGCTGCGCGAGGCGAAGCCCTCACTGAAGGTCCTCCACCCGCTGCCGAGGGTGGACGAGCTTGCGACTGAGCTCGACGCGACCAACTACGCGCAGTACTTTGTTCAGGCGGCGGGAGGCCTGCCGCTGCGGATGGTGCTGATGAGCCTGATACTCGGAGGTGGGAAGTAG
- the carA gene encoding glutamine-hydrolyzing carbamoyl-phosphate synthase small subunit — protein sequence MLRVSRERKDALLLLEDGSTFFGKAFGSEKDSIGEVVFNTGMVGYCESMTDPSYAGQILCFTYPLLGNYGVPDYKDLDGFGLPRSFESNSIKVKGIVVQEACERPSHWASRRSLSQWMEAEGIPGIEGVDTRALVTRLRESGVMMGVLANGDAAEDREKLSGMLQKASKYSSTNFVKGVSVTKPLAHGDSERNVVLIDCGTKLGIVRNLLSRGFRVVRVPYDAKYSDVMKHDPEGVVISNGPGDPQICVETAATVGALVESEVPVLGICFGEQIVGMSQGATTFKLKYGHRGQNKPCVEVATKRGYVTSQNHGYSIEHKSLQKTELRPWFVNADDKTIEGVMHKSKPCMAVQFHPEATPGPYDTNFVFDRFVEATNGKLKRGEEIRSVNR from the coding sequence ATTCTTAGAGTGTCCAGGGAACGAAAGGATGCGCTTCTGCTCCTCGAGGACGGCTCTACCTTCTTCGGCAAGGCCTTCGGCTCTGAAAAGGACTCAATCGGCGAGGTCGTCTTCAACACCGGAATGGTCGGATACTGCGAATCGATGACCGACCCGTCCTACGCGGGCCAGATCCTCTGCTTCACCTACCCTCTCCTGGGCAACTACGGCGTCCCAGACTACAAGGACCTGGACGGGTTCGGGCTGCCCAGATCGTTCGAATCCAACTCGATCAAAGTCAAGGGGATAGTAGTGCAGGAGGCGTGCGAGAGGCCGAGCCACTGGGCATCCAGGAGGTCCCTCTCGCAGTGGATGGAGGCCGAGGGGATTCCAGGAATCGAAGGCGTCGACACCAGGGCCCTCGTCACGAGGCTCCGCGAGTCTGGCGTCATGATGGGGGTCCTGGCCAACGGGGACGCGGCAGAGGACAGGGAGAAGCTCTCTGGCATGCTTCAGAAGGCCTCGAAGTACTCTAGCACGAACTTCGTAAAGGGCGTCTCGGTGACCAAGCCCCTCGCCCACGGCGACTCTGAAAGGAACGTCGTCTTGATCGACTGCGGCACCAAGCTCGGCATCGTCAGGAACTTGTTGAGCAGAGGGTTCAGGGTGGTCAGGGTCCCTTATGACGCGAAGTACTCCGATGTCATGAAGCACGACCCCGAAGGGGTGGTGATCAGCAACGGTCCCGGCGACCCTCAGATCTGCGTCGAGACCGCTGCGACCGTCGGGGCCCTGGTGGAATCCGAGGTCCCTGTCCTGGGTATCTGCTTCGGGGAACAGATCGTCGGAATGTCGCAGGGGGCCACCACGTTCAAGCTGAAGTACGGCCACAGAGGCCAGAACAAGCCCTGCGTGGAGGTGGCCACAAAGCGCGGGTACGTCACCAGCCAAAACCACGGATATTCGATAGAGCACAAGTCGCTGCAGAAGACGGAGCTGAGGCCCTGGTTCGTCAACGCAGACGACAAGACCATCGAGGGGGTGATGCACAAGTCCAAGCCGTGCATGGCAGTCCAGTTCCACCCGGAGGCGACTCCCGGGCCGTACGACACGAACTTCGTCTTCGACAGGTTCGTCGAGGCAACAAATGGCAAGCTCAAAAGAGGTGAGGAGATTCGAAGCGTGAACAGGTGA